Genomic window (Capricornis sumatraensis isolate serow.1 chromosome 1, serow.2, whole genome shotgun sequence):
ctattatcataaagacaacaaataagtgttctcaaggatgtggagaaaagggaaccctcatgctatttgtgggaatgtaaatctgtgcagccactatggaaaactgtatggatatttctcaaaaaattaaaaactgcagTACAACCCAGCAATAACCACTCCTGGGTGTTTATCCAAGAAAAGCAAAATCTCTAAATTGAAGGCACGTTCATctctatgttcaatgcagcattatttacaatagccaagttaCTGTAATAggaagcaacctgtgtccatcaacagacacatgaagaaaatgtgctacatatatacaataattgtttagtcactaagttgtgtctgactctttgtgactccatggactacagcctgccatgctcctctgtccatggtatttcccaggcaaggatactggagtgggttgccatgtccttccctagagtctgcctgccagatccaggcattgaacccccgtttcctgtctcctgcattggcaggtagacttattaccactgagccacctgggaagccaaccataaaaaggaatgaaaatttatactcaaccataaaaaagaatgaaaatttgccattggcaatgtggatgaacttggagggcattacgcttagtgaaataagtcagacaagtaatgattccacttataaagtgaaagtgagtcactcagtcatgtctgactctttgtgaccccatagactgtagcctaccaggctcctctgtccatgggattttccaggcgatagtactggagtggattgccatttccttctccaggggatcttcccaacccagggctcgaacgtgggtctcccgcattgtagacagatgctttaccgtctgagccaaattaaaaaaaaaaattaacagaacttTGAACATGTGGTTGCCAGAGTGGAGATGGGCATATGGGGATGGGTGAAATGGATGAGGAACATTAACAGGTACATACTTCAGTTACTAAACAAATGAGTtgtaagcatgaaaaaaaaactaCATATACTTACATTCCAAAATGAATAGTTCAAATACTTGTATCTGACTTTTGCTATttcaaaaattacttaaaatatacTTTGTTTAGAAATTTAGGCACTACacgtgctatgctgtgcttagtcgctcagtcatgtctgactctgtgaccccatggactgcagcccaccatgctcttctgtcccagtgggatttcccaggcaagaatacttaagcaGGTTTCAatggccttctccagaggatcttcccaacccagggattgaacccaggtctccaacccatgtctcccacattgcaggcagatttattgtctgagccatcagagaaacccaagaatacttgagtgggtagcctatcccttctccaggggaactttccaacccaggaatggaagcagggtctgctgcattgtaggtggatcttttaccatctgagctaccagggaagcctggtagggaCTATAATTCAGACTAAATTCTGAAATTTCTCATTCGAGAAATTTGTAAGCTTCTCAGAGGATAAGGCCTCAAATATTTAGTTTACATAGTATACACTATGTAGTATAGATTCCCCTGCCATGGTCTAATAAGACAACAAAACTTAATACAGCAATGAAGACAAGTGTGCATCTCAGTTTTGATCTTTGGAAAAGAATATTCGTCACACCTTCACAATTTCATTCCAGGTCTGGtttttcaacattaaaaacaaatatttctcaaatggGAAGGTCACTCAGGATGAGATTATCATCCTCCCAGAGCAAAGCAGGAATGTCATCAATCCTCCATTTCCAAAGATAGAGGATAAGTTACCAGTTGAGCAAAAACCAGACTCCAAAAtccatatatttactttttattgaatttgttaatgaCACATAGTTTTTGCACTGCCAAACCATGCCTGAgaattcaaagaaagaaatggtacaaTGGACAGCCTCATCCACCCAtcatacagcatattaaaacttGATTCATGTGCACTTTGATAATTccacatatcttttaaaaagttgtaacAAGGGTTGGGATTTTTAAGTCTCCTTGCAGGTCTTTAGATTTCTATGCTATTAAATAACTTTTCCCATATAGTCATCTCAGTTCCTCAATAACATAACCCCCACAAAATTTTGCTGGAAAAAAATGCACTTTTCAGGGGATTTATGTGGCTCAAGGTCCAAGAGATTATTTGTTAAAAGATTTTTGGTTCCCAAATGATGTCTTCAGATTAACCAAGAATCCTTTGTTTCTCAATCATCCAACCTCTCCTTGGCTGGCTCAGCTACTCACCCAAGCACATCAGAACATAGGCATCCTGCCTGTCACCTCAAGTAACTCCAACATTATTGCCCAGATACACTTTGCAGGTCCCATCAGGTGATTCTGTTAgcttcccaggagtgggattcctgCACTGACACTTTTATCAAGACtcaactcctagaggaaaatgctCCCACAACAGGATAGTTTTACTCACCCATTTGCTTCACTCTTGCCAGTAGCAAGTCTGTACCTCCTACATTTGGCAAAGGGATTTTATTATAGAGAAACCCAGACTCTGCATCAAGTGGTCACATGCCACTTTGAAATATTTCTACTGAAGATAAAAAACTAGGAAATTACCAGACTATCTTATTAGACGGAAAGACTTTTCAGTAATCCTGGGTAGCATCCTGGTGTCCCTTTTCAGGACTAAAAATTACTGGATAGTTTAAGCTGTAATTATTAAAAACAGAAGTGCTACATCACCTGTCTCTCACCCCTGACTCTCCAAATGATCAACTTAAAGACATACCAGAAGGTTGAAACCAGAGCTAGGCTGGGACATTCACTGCATCTACAGAATACATAACACCTTAAATGTTTGGGCACAAGTGCATCTGGAATTCTTGTCAAAGATCATGCAAGATCTGTGAAACTTAAGCGTATTTCAAGTTGAGGTTCTGCTCTTACTGCTTTGAATTTGTAAGGACAAGACAGTGACTCCCTTGGCCTGAGCAGAAACTAAACAAAGTCTTTCCACCAGTTTACTATACAATTTAGACCTGATTAGAGGAGGCTTTAGCAGCACCTGAAGTAGAGCCCTCTGCATTTACTGCCCTTTACATTAAAGGCCATTTGGTTCCACTCTAGGGACTGGCAAATTCATGAGACATTTCACAATTCCAATGCATACTTCAGATTACTGAGCTAAGCAATATGCTCTGTAAAAGAACTATTCCAagtgatagcaaaaaaaaaaaaaaaaaaaaaagccttaatatggaacacagaaaaagcattacccaaataaaaaattactaaaagaaaTAAGATTCTTCCCTCCTACCCCTTTCCCCACTTGGTGACCAAAGTTTGGTTGAATTTAATTTGTGGTTACCTCAGAATACAACTcaaagttttaaattataaatcagAGCCCTACAGATTTTCCAAGCACATCAGTTCTTTTGAGAGCGGCATGTTCCAGGAAGTCTAATCCAGCCACAGCCCACCTCAGAGTATTCCTTATAGATGGGGCACAGGACAGGTTAATTAAGGTCACTTAAATCTTCATCTTTTACAGCAGATCAGAACCCAGATGGCTGACTTTCTGCAGGATTTCTGATAGGAATCCAGTAGAGCTGGTTTCAAGTTTCACATCGACACTTAACAGCTGTAACTTTCTTGTCCAGAAGTTGTGATCCACATGAAGTCCACAATGAGTGCAGCAAATCTGAGGTAGTCAACCCTTACGAAGGCTCAGTATCTGAACATAAAAAGATTTTGATATGACCACCGGCTGCAGGTTTTGACTTTTTGTACTCGCAGAGTAATTATCGAAGAACACTGCTGAATCTAGTTCGAACATTAATATAACTATGAAAACCCCCCTAAATCCAACACATATAAAGAGCAGTTGTAACACTTAAAACTTCCATAGTGCAACATGGTCAGTCATGTAGACCAAGTGGTCTGCATCGGCGGTAGATCCAGCAGAGATCAGATGAGGGATGGCTGTCCGTGGTGGTCAGCTGTGGTTTAGTTACCTTAGAAGGGTTAGCAAACACCATTCCTTAATTGTACTGTGTGTGGCTGCTTTTCTGATTCTCAAGCACAGCATACTGGTTGTCTAGCTGAAGTTTAAGGGCCTGGTTTTTTGAAAACTCATCCCTACCTCTAGTTTTGTGTCTTACTACTTCAAAGctcttctccatttctttatccctaagggaaaagaaatgtaatcagtaaatatttcttcttcactaggctgttctgaaaatattttcttgaattaaaataaaaaagccacCCCTTTGAAAAATCTTGAGCAAGGGATAGGAGGGGGAAACTGGCAAGTAAAATCCTTATCAAAACCATTTTTAAGGCTTCAATTGAACAGAAATTATAGAATACTGTACTGAAGCTCTACGGTCATATTTTCTGTGGGAGcaattctaccaaatattattAACTGAAATCCTATTCTGGGACCAACTTCAAGACAACCGCAAAGTTAAAAAGCTGTCTAATGACATGGTGAATGCTTCTAAGATTCACTTTTATTCTTAGCAAAAAAAACacaatatgtatctttttttatacGTAAGTAAGGGCAACAATTTTCTCATTCAAACAAAGTTCTACTCATTATTCAAAGACCTCTCTGCACTTCTACTTTATGGGAATGGATCAGATAAAGATATGTGTGGTGAATCAGTGCCTTGTGTGTAGGACAGAGCAAGTCAGAGGTTTAAATTCAAGTCAGCTGTGCCCTCAAAGAGGCAAAAAGGCTAGGATTTAATTTAAAAGCCACCCCTCCAAATTCCATATTATGTcatttacatttcttattttttttacattaaaaaaaaaaccatgtcCCTATATAAGATGTGGATGTGCCATATGTGGTCATTTAACTCCTGGTAGCATTCATTTTAAGTACTTGCTGAAATAAGATTATTTTTAGTATTAGGTATATAAATGTCAGCATCTTTCATCTATTCACATTAACTggtaatacaataaaatattgcCAACTTCTCTAGTCTATAAGGAACGCTGAAGCAGCAATAATGTATCCAATACTTCTTAAGAATTCTAACTAGGTAAGACTTGTCATGGCTACAGAATGGCATAAACCAGGGAAAAGAGCAACTTGCAGATGATGTCTGTCTTTGGTGCTCTTTCCCCTCAGCCCTTCTAGggttcttcctctcctcctcaaTTCCTGGGCATGTAAGACCTACCTTAATTCTTAATTACCTCTCAGCTGCAGCCTGGGCTTTACTGCAATCCTCAAGGTAGGTTTTCAAATACCAAACACCCCATTTTCTGGCCAAGGCAAATGgtttcaaaacaaaatattgaGAATACTTACTTTCGGCTTTCTACATGCTTGGCAGTGGACTGCAGGGATGGGAACTGCGTATCACTATAGATTTCTGGTGGTCCTTGTGGTGCTTTCCTTGTTGTGGTCAACCTGGCTCCAGGAGGCCTATACACGCCACTAGTCATTGCTGGTTCTGGGGTTTCTGTAACTGACATTTCACAACAGTTTAGAGAAACCACTGAAGTGCCTGGCATTTTAACAAGCTACTCCTGAATTCTTGATCATTTAACGACTATGGGGAGAAAAAACCCCACAATATTTATTTGGATTAAAAGTCTCTgaacaacagaaagaaagaaaattatctgaGATATTACCCTTCTGAGAACTCATTCTTCAGACTGAgtaaaatgggaaaaggaaaaaaaaagatgggtaCTTACTTAGTCAGCtgtcaaaaaccaaaaaacaaacaaacaaacaaaaaaccttaaaCATGTCTGGCAAGCTATAGGATCACTATAGGATTACTGTAAGACTTAAGCAGCCTACAGCCTTAACTTCCAGATTCCTTTATTGAGGATATGAACATGTTTAGATCAGACACAAATCTCTCTCTCCTAGGAATGGAAAGACCCTACTCACTCACTGCAAATATGCATTTAGTTGAAAGCTGACTACCTATTAAAACTATAGACAAATAACACatctttatgaaaatgaaatattaagatTACCAACTACTGGAGTAGGAGGTGCTTGTACCGGAGCAGTTTTATTCCAAGGGCCTGAAGATTTttctacaccaccaccaccacctccaccttcTTCCCAATTATCACTTGGATCTTCTCTcttttcaacttcatcttcttccttTTCACTATTGGAACATAAATACGTGAATTACATTACAGAAACAAGTTTTTTGTTTGGGTCCTGGGGAACAGGCCTCAAGAGggatatggaaaaaaattaagcacCCGAGCAGTCCAATCTTCAGGTGGAAAATCTGTCAGTCCAAATCCTTAGTTCTATCAATACTGATCTGTGACTCTGGAGAAGGTACTTCACCCTCTTCAAGCCCAAATgccaagttcttttttttaaacaaaaaagggaaaggaagaaatagggGATTTTATTTTATGCACTGGGGCCTCAACTTAACTTCATATGAAAGAATTCATCACTGGAAAAAAGTTCATAAAACCACTGACAGTCTCCGTTTCCCTTTTAGCAAACTTCATACACTCAAGAACATCTAGAAATATTTAACATACTGACACATCAACTTATAACAATCTACGTTGATTACTTATAGGAGTCCCCactgagggagggaagaaaggtcAATCTAACCTGACATGTAGAGAAACATAATCAAAAGTACAATtactagatttttttctggaaccaaAGTATACAGCCATTTATAGTAAGCATATTTTCAGATTAATTCAGATGAaatgaattgtttttaaaatttgcctaATTTCATTTGCTAATCCTTTAGTACATGTAACAAAATACTCTCAAAATTAATTCACATtccaaaagaggaaaacaagttagtgttcagcatcagtctctaCTATCCAGACACAGGGAATACACAGAACTGGTTCCTAATAACAGAGATGTGTCACCCATTTAAAGAAGAGTAAAAGAACTCAGTCTTTGGCTTACTAGTGATTACAAATGCAAAACACATTCTCAGTGGTGACATACCATTCTAAGATTCTATTTAATGCCTCTTTTTAATTTATCTCTTCTTGAATTGACTTGAGTCAGAAGTGTATAATCTCTCCAAGGTATCTTTGATGATGTCTCCTTGTGTTGGATTACTTATTACTGGGTCATGTAAACCTGAATGTGCTAAATTAACAAGTACATATATCTTGTCTTTCTATTCCACTGGCTTGACAGCACAACGATAACTGCCAAGTCAAACTTGCCTTGCCCCTGCAAATGATGCATCTGGCACAGACATCACCTTTTCCCTGGATTATTTCCCATGACACTGGTGGTGTTTCCTAGGTCTTCAGCTTATCAATCTCCACCATCAATCTAACTATCCTTTCCTCTATTAAAAAAACATACTGTCCTTGGCCTTCCACTCTTTgagatattttctctttttgacagcTGATCCATAATGATGGTCCATCACAATGTGTACATGACTCCTACCCTGACTGTGACCTTGGGAACATTAGGGCTTCTCTTGGTTTTTGCAAAATAACATCTGAGGGTGTTAGCCTTCTATGTCTATTAAAATAAGTTCTGGCCATACGACAAATTTCTTGAATTGCTAATGGTCTCCTTTAATGACACTGAGACAATGGTACCATGCAACACTACCCACCAACCAGAGGTAACTGCAGAATTTAGAGGCCTAGGGTGGCAACAGGAAGGGGAAAGTGGAATGAACTTACCTTCAATCTGCATTTACAGCAAGATTTTACTTAAGACTACGGTTTGAGAGGAGAAAAGGGTAGAGAGTATGGCTAAGCCAGCCTTCAATTTTCCTTGTTGATAACATGTAGTAGAATTCCAtgcagtcatttaaaataatgtgttaGGCTTATACTAACATGGAAATAATAATCTTTTCATATAAACAATGTACTAAAACAAAATCTATGTACCTAATATAAATAGAAAGACATCTAGAATGATTGTTTAGCTAAATGTTAAAAAGTGGGTGCTAGAATgcatgattttacttttttcatgcAGTTAGGAGTAGATTCTAAGGCCAAACTGCCTGTTCAATACATGCAGACTCTGCCATTTACCAGCCAGAAAGAGTAAGTACAGCACCTAACTTCTgtatgcctcagtctcctcatgtgtaaaatggggaaaacaatCCCATTATGAAGACCGATTAACAGACATAAAGCACTcggaacagtgct
Coding sequences:
- the CDV3 gene encoding protein CDV3 homolog isoform X1, producing the protein MAETEERSLDNFFAKRDKKKKKERSNRAASAASAAGGAGGSSGATGAAGGGAGAGTRPGDSGTAGVGATGPGAATKVVTKEEDEWKEFEQKEVDYSGLRVQAMQISEKEEDEVEKREDPSDNWEEGGGGGGGVEKSSGPWNKTAPVQAPPTPVVVTETPEPAMTSGVYRPPGARLTTTRKAPQGPPEIYSDTQFPSLQSTAKHVESRKDKEMEKSFEVVRHKTRGRDEFSKNQALKLQLDNQYAVLENQKSSHTQYN
- the CDV3 gene encoding protein CDV3 homolog isoform X2, with the translated sequence MAETEERSLDNFFAKRDKKKKKERSNRAASAASAAGGAGGSSGATGAAGGGAGAGTRPGDSGTAGVGATGPGAATKVVTKEEDEWKEFEQKEVDYSGLRVQAMQISSEKEEDEVEKREDPSDNWEEGGGGGGGVEKSSGPWNKTAPVQAPPTPVVVTETPEPAMTSGVYRPPGARLTTTRKAPQGPPEIYSDTQFPSLQSTAKHVESRKDKEMEKSFEVVRHKTRGRDEFSKNQALKLQLDNQYAVLENQKSSHTQYN